A part of Myxococcus landrumus genomic DNA contains:
- the mutS gene encoding DNA mismatch repair protein MutS, which translates to MAVTQQTKAAKAAGVELPVDPTPDVGSEGEKASDGAGAREIASLTPMMRQYLEVKASHPDTVLFFRLGDFYEMFFEDAVKASEILQITLTARAKGADKIPMCGIPYHSSRRYIARLIGEGLKVAICEQVEEAGSGPGIVRREVTRVITPGMVLDEEVLEPRDSNFLAAVCWSERGWGGALLEASTGEFLAMEAANAAELAESLSRVEPREILVAAGQRNAPEVAQLCARLPRVPSIAESEAASFDPTRAAVFLRSHFAVQSLSAFGLDDAPMATGAAGAALRYLKDTQKTPAAHIDRLSRQERSGSLLMDESSRANLEVLRSQRDGGRKGSLLGVLDRTVTSMGARKIARWLASPLGSLPEIHARLDAVEELSARSVWREELSGILKEVADLERLTGRLSLGAGNARDLRALGVSLSQLPRLGAALARCQTSLLKSLAGPLTALPELAELLSRAVVDEPPVTLKEGGLIRQGYHAELDRLVELSTSGKDVLLKIELRERERTGIGSLKIRYNKVFGYYLEVTKSNLHLVPADYIRKQTTVGAERFVTQELKEHEEQVLTAEERRCALEIQLFEELRAKVAAAAPRIRSAAEAVAAADALLSFARCASEFGYTRPEVDDSEVLNITAGRHPVVERMLGAGESFVPNDVRMDPQDAQLLVITGPNMAGKSTVMRQVALTALMAQAGSFVPAKSARIGLCDRIFTRVGAADNLARGQSTFMVEMTETSHILHHATRKSLIILDEIGRGTSTFDGLSIAWAVAEHLHDHVSARTLFATHYHELVDLARERTRVKNLCIAVKEQAGKVIFLRKLIPGGASRSYGIEVAKLAGLPSEVVDRARELLQNLESGELDDAGRPRVAVRQAPKRASAPGQLGLFGMEPAPVAPAAPALPASHLKALETLKSAAINNLTPLDALNLLARLQRELDGSIG; encoded by the coding sequence ATGGCCGTGACGCAGCAGACGAAGGCAGCCAAGGCAGCAGGGGTGGAGCTTCCCGTGGACCCGACGCCCGACGTCGGCTCGGAAGGGGAGAAGGCGAGCGACGGGGCCGGCGCGAGGGAAATCGCGTCGCTGACACCCATGATGCGCCAGTACCTCGAGGTGAAGGCATCGCACCCGGACACGGTGCTCTTCTTCCGGCTCGGGGACTTCTACGAGATGTTCTTCGAGGACGCGGTGAAGGCCTCGGAGATCCTCCAGATCACCCTGACCGCCAGGGCCAAGGGCGCCGACAAGATCCCCATGTGCGGGATCCCCTACCACTCGTCGCGCCGCTACATCGCGCGCCTCATCGGGGAAGGCCTCAAGGTCGCCATCTGCGAGCAGGTGGAAGAGGCTGGCAGTGGTCCAGGCATCGTCCGGCGCGAGGTGACGCGGGTCATCACGCCGGGCATGGTGCTGGACGAGGAGGTGCTCGAGCCTCGCGACAGCAACTTCCTGGCCGCCGTGTGCTGGAGCGAGCGCGGCTGGGGTGGGGCGCTGCTGGAAGCCTCCACGGGCGAGTTCCTCGCGATGGAGGCGGCGAACGCGGCGGAGCTCGCGGAGTCGCTCTCGCGCGTGGAGCCCCGTGAAATCCTCGTCGCCGCGGGACAGCGCAATGCTCCGGAGGTCGCGCAGCTCTGTGCGCGGCTGCCTCGGGTGCCGTCCATCGCGGAGAGCGAGGCTGCCTCGTTCGACCCCACGCGCGCGGCGGTCTTCCTGCGCTCGCACTTCGCCGTGCAGTCGCTGTCGGCCTTCGGTTTGGATGACGCGCCCATGGCCACGGGCGCGGCCGGTGCGGCGCTGCGCTATCTGAAGGACACGCAGAAGACACCCGCGGCTCACATCGACCGGCTCAGTCGGCAGGAGCGCTCGGGCAGCCTGCTGATGGATGAGTCCTCCCGCGCCAACCTGGAGGTGCTGCGCTCCCAGCGGGATGGCGGGCGCAAGGGCTCGCTCCTGGGCGTGCTGGACCGGACGGTGACGAGCATGGGCGCGCGGAAGATCGCCCGCTGGCTCGCCTCGCCCCTGGGCTCGCTGCCGGAGATCCACGCGCGCCTGGACGCGGTGGAGGAGCTGTCCGCTCGCAGCGTGTGGCGCGAGGAGCTCAGCGGCATCCTCAAGGAAGTGGCGGACCTGGAGCGGTTGACGGGCCGGCTGTCGCTCGGTGCGGGCAACGCGAGGGACTTGCGTGCGCTCGGGGTGTCTTTGTCGCAGCTGCCTCGCCTGGGGGCCGCGCTGGCCCGGTGCCAGACGTCGCTGCTCAAGTCGCTCGCGGGCCCGCTGACGGCGCTCCCGGAGCTGGCGGAGCTGCTGTCGCGCGCCGTGGTGGACGAGCCTCCTGTCACGCTGAAGGAAGGCGGCCTCATCCGCCAGGGCTACCACGCGGAGCTGGACCGGCTGGTGGAGCTGTCCACGTCCGGCAAGGACGTGCTGCTGAAGATCGAGCTGCGCGAGCGTGAGCGCACCGGCATCGGCTCGCTGAAGATCCGCTACAACAAGGTCTTCGGCTACTACCTCGAGGTGACGAAGTCGAACCTGCACCTGGTGCCGGCGGACTACATCCGCAAGCAGACCACGGTGGGCGCGGAGCGCTTCGTCACGCAGGAGCTGAAGGAGCACGAGGAGCAGGTGCTCACGGCGGAGGAGCGGCGGTGCGCGCTGGAGATCCAGCTCTTCGAGGAGCTCCGGGCGAAGGTGGCGGCCGCGGCGCCGCGTATCCGCTCGGCGGCGGAAGCGGTGGCGGCGGCGGATGCGCTCCTGTCCTTCGCGCGGTGTGCCTCCGAGTTCGGCTATACGCGGCCGGAGGTGGATGACTCGGAGGTGCTCAACATCACCGCCGGCCGTCATCCCGTGGTCGAGCGGATGCTGGGGGCGGGCGAGTCCTTCGTTCCCAACGACGTGCGCATGGACCCGCAGGACGCGCAGCTGTTGGTCATCACCGGCCCGAACATGGCGGGCAAGAGCACGGTGATGCGTCAGGTGGCGCTCACGGCGCTGATGGCGCAGGCGGGCTCGTTCGTCCCGGCGAAGTCGGCGCGCATCGGCCTGTGTGATCGCATCTTCACGCGCGTGGGCGCGGCGGACAACCTGGCGCGCGGCCAGTCCACCTTCATGGTGGAGATGACCGAGACCAGCCACATCCTCCACCACGCCACGCGCAAGAGCCTCATCATCCTGGATGAGATTGGCCGTGGCACGTCGACCTTCGATGGCCTCTCCATTGCCTGGGCCGTGGCGGAGCACCTGCACGACCACGTGAGCGCGCGCACGCTGTTCGCCACGCACTACCACGAGCTGGTGGACCTGGCGCGCGAGCGGACCCGGGTGAAGAACCTGTGCATCGCCGTCAAGGAGCAGGCCGGCAAGGTCATCTTCCTGCGCAAGCTGATTCCGGGTGGAGCCAGCCGCTCCTACGGCATCGAGGTGGCGAAGCTCGCGGGGTTGCCCTCGGAGGTGGTGGACCGGGCGCGCGAGCTGCTCCAGAACCTGGAGTCAGGGGAGCTGGATGACGCGGGCCGTCCTCGAGTGGCGGTGCGACAGGCGCCGAAGCGGGCCTCGGCTCCGGGGCAACTCGGGTTGTTCGGCATGGAGCCCGCTCCGGTGGCCCCGGCGGCGCCCGCGCTGCCCGCGTCGCACCTGAAGGCCCTGGAGACGCTGAAGTCCGCGGCCATCAACAACCTGACGCCCCTGGATGCGCTGAACCTGCTGGCCCGGCTCCAGCGCGAACTGGACGGAAGCATCGGGTGA
- the nhaA gene encoding Na+/H+ antiporter NhaA → METPPNTNAPRLRNPAPVPALFRVAIAPLQAFFRLQASSGILLALCAVVAMVWANSRWAASYVGLFGARLELGVAGSQVSFTFQQLINDGLMTLFFFLVGMEVKRELSSGELRTLSRAMLPLIAAVGGMVVPAGLYAAINAGTPAMAGWAIPMATDIAFAIGCLTLVKARVGHGLVVFLTALAIFDDIGGILVIAMFYGTGLHAEWLLAAAAVVGLLLAFNRFYVRNGLWWLLGGVALWYTMHHGGIHATLAGVVVGLCIPARPTRPGREVMEELSTYLQGSIAKAEDESMRGAQLLYIEERLEELEPPLNRFEHLWHSWVAYGIVPLFALANSGISLEGMGWADLLAPLPLGIIVGLFVGKQVGIFAFTVAAVKAGVSEMPGGGSLVRLHGVSVVAGIGFTVALFVAGLAFAGKPELLTEAKLGILVGSLLSAVVGYALLRFVAKPVTPA, encoded by the coding sequence ATGGAGACTCCACCGAACACGAACGCCCCCCGGCTCCGCAACCCGGCGCCCGTGCCCGCCCTCTTCAGGGTCGCCATCGCACCGCTGCAGGCCTTCTTCCGCCTCCAGGCGAGCAGCGGAATCCTCCTGGCGCTCTGCGCCGTCGTGGCCATGGTCTGGGCCAACTCACGATGGGCCGCGTCGTACGTCGGCCTCTTCGGCGCCCGCCTGGAGCTCGGCGTGGCGGGCTCGCAGGTGTCGTTCACTTTTCAGCAGCTCATCAACGACGGCTTGATGACGCTGTTCTTCTTCCTCGTCGGCATGGAGGTCAAGCGAGAGCTGAGCTCCGGTGAGCTGCGCACGTTGTCGCGCGCGATGCTCCCGCTCATCGCCGCCGTGGGAGGCATGGTGGTGCCCGCGGGGCTCTACGCGGCCATCAACGCGGGGACGCCCGCCATGGCGGGCTGGGCCATCCCCATGGCCACGGACATCGCCTTCGCCATCGGCTGCCTCACGCTGGTCAAGGCACGCGTGGGCCACGGGCTGGTCGTCTTCCTCACGGCGCTGGCCATCTTCGACGACATCGGCGGCATCCTCGTCATCGCGATGTTCTATGGCACGGGCCTGCACGCGGAGTGGCTGCTCGCCGCCGCCGCGGTGGTCGGTCTCCTGTTGGCGTTCAACCGCTTCTACGTCCGCAACGGTCTCTGGTGGCTGCTGGGCGGCGTGGCGCTCTGGTACACGATGCACCACGGGGGAATCCACGCGACGCTCGCGGGCGTGGTGGTGGGCCTGTGCATTCCGGCGCGCCCCACGCGCCCGGGCCGGGAGGTGATGGAGGAGCTGTCCACCTACCTCCAGGGCAGCATCGCGAAGGCAGAGGACGAGTCGATGCGGGGCGCGCAGCTTCTCTACATCGAGGAGCGGCTGGAGGAGCTGGAGCCGCCGCTCAACCGCTTCGAGCACCTGTGGCACTCGTGGGTGGCCTATGGAATCGTCCCCCTGTTCGCACTGGCCAACTCGGGTATCTCGCTGGAGGGGATGGGCTGGGCGGATCTGCTGGCGCCACTGCCGCTCGGAATCATCGTGGGACTCTTCGTGGGCAAGCAGGTGGGCATCTTCGCCTTCACGGTGGCGGCGGTGAAGGCAGGGGTCTCCGAGATGCCCGGTGGAGGCAGCCTGGTCCGGCTCCATGGCGTCTCCGTGGTGGCCGGCATCGGCTTCACGGTGGCGCTGTTCGTCGCGGGGCTGGCCTTCGCGGGGAAGCCGGAGCTGCTCACGGAGGCGAAGCTGGGCATCCTGGTGGGCTCGCTGTTGTCGGCGGTGGTGGGCTATGCCTTGCTTCGGTTCGTGGCGAAGCCCGTGACACCGGCGTAA
- a CDS encoding ABC1 kinase family protein, giving the protein MILQDLNRVRQITVIAARHGFGEVLERAGLWRILGRKEKVEVSPEAQRASTARRFRMLLNDLGPTFVKLGQVLSTRADLLPAEFIDELSLLQDNVDPIPLEQVHAQIRDSLGKDAKELFKQIDEVPLAAASIAQVHRAVTLEGDEVVVKVQRPDIAANIDSDLAVLRNLARLLEAVVEETGIYTPTGIVDEFDRAIHEELDFVNEATNVRAFLENHRERPYLKIPKVYSSLSSRTVLTLEFIRGVKINQAELSDEDRKAIAQHILEASFRQLFDDGLFHGDPHPGNLLLLEGNRLALLDFGIVGRLSRPMQETLVMLCLAVALKDSDSVARILYRVGVPDARANLVGFRNDIEGILGQHLPTTLGQVDTRSLLRDLLDLAVKYRIRIPKEYAILSRASVSTEGMLRSLYPEMNIIEVVLPYAKELLAGRYDPMQLQGGLMRTLLRLQSMAADLPTQLSQILLDMESGKFTVTVRADQFEKLNENLRSAAVIAFMGLCACGFIVGAFISFAPKPWMYGNIPVMGAVGIALAAGLFGAAITWYLFGGRGLGKVRLSRFLKAPRRK; this is encoded by the coding sequence GTGATTCTCCAGGACCTCAATCGTGTGCGGCAGATCACCGTCATCGCGGCCCGCCATGGCTTTGGCGAGGTCCTGGAGCGCGCGGGCCTCTGGCGCATCCTGGGGCGCAAGGAGAAGGTGGAGGTGTCGCCCGAGGCGCAACGAGCGTCCACGGCGCGGCGCTTCCGGATGCTCCTGAACGACCTGGGGCCCACGTTCGTCAAGCTGGGCCAGGTGCTGTCCACGCGGGCGGACCTGCTTCCAGCGGAGTTCATCGACGAGCTGTCGCTGCTCCAGGACAACGTGGACCCCATTCCACTGGAGCAGGTGCACGCACAGATTCGCGACTCGCTGGGCAAGGACGCGAAGGAGTTGTTCAAGCAGATTGACGAGGTGCCGCTGGCTGCCGCCTCCATCGCCCAGGTGCACCGGGCAGTGACGCTGGAGGGGGATGAGGTGGTGGTGAAGGTCCAGCGGCCGGACATCGCCGCGAACATCGACTCGGACCTCGCGGTGCTGCGCAACCTGGCGCGACTGCTGGAGGCAGTGGTCGAGGAGACCGGCATCTACACGCCCACGGGCATCGTCGACGAGTTCGACCGGGCGATTCACGAGGAGCTCGATTTCGTCAACGAGGCGACCAACGTCCGAGCGTTCCTGGAGAACCACCGGGAGCGGCCCTACCTCAAGATTCCGAAGGTGTACTCGTCGCTGTCGAGCCGCACCGTGCTGACGCTGGAGTTCATCCGCGGGGTGAAGATCAACCAGGCGGAGCTCTCCGACGAGGACCGGAAGGCGATTGCGCAGCACATCCTGGAGGCGAGCTTCCGGCAGCTCTTCGACGATGGGTTGTTCCATGGGGACCCCCACCCTGGAAACCTGTTGCTGCTGGAGGGGAACCGGCTCGCACTCCTGGACTTCGGAATCGTGGGGCGGCTGTCGAGGCCGATGCAGGAGACGCTGGTCATGCTGTGCCTGGCGGTGGCGCTGAAGGACAGCGACTCCGTGGCGCGCATCCTCTACCGGGTGGGCGTGCCGGACGCACGGGCGAACCTGGTGGGGTTCCGCAACGACATCGAAGGCATCCTGGGTCAGCACCTGCCGACGACGTTGGGACAGGTGGACACGCGCTCGTTGCTTCGGGACTTGTTGGACCTGGCGGTGAAGTACCGCATCCGAATTCCCAAGGAGTACGCCATCTTGAGCCGGGCCTCGGTGTCCACCGAGGGGATGCTGCGCAGCCTGTACCCGGAGATGAACATCATCGAGGTGGTGCTGCCCTACGCGAAGGAGCTGCTCGCGGGGCGGTATGACCCGATGCAGTTGCAAGGCGGCCTGATGCGCACGCTGCTGCGGCTTCAGTCGATGGCGGCGGACCTGCCAACGCAGCTGTCCCAAATCCTGCTCGACATGGAGTCCGGCAAGTTCACGGTGACGGTGCGGGCCGACCAGTTCGAGAAGCTGAACGAGAACCTGCGCAGCGCCGCCGTGATTGCGTTCATGGGCCTGTGCGCATGCGGGTTCATCGTTGGGGCGTTCATCTCGTTCGCGCCCAAGCCGTGGATGTACGGGAACATCCCGGTGATGGGCGCGGTGGGCATCGCCCTGGCGGCGGGCCTCTTTGGCGCGGCCATTACCTGGTACCTCTTCGGCGGACGAGGACTGGGCAAGGTGCGGCTGAGCCGGTTCTTGAAGGCGCCCAGGCGCAAGTAG
- a CDS encoding glutathione peroxidase produces MSNLYDIPLKAIDGAPATLGKFKGKVLLVVNVASKCGLTPQYAGLEKLFEQKHAQGLEVLGFPANNFLGQEPGTEAEIQQFCDLNYAVKFPLFSKISVVGENKHPLYVALTSAIPDATGEGPMRQRLKGFGIEANPVPEVQWNFEKFLIGRNGRVAARFAPDITAEDPRLVQAIDAELAKTA; encoded by the coding sequence ATGAGCAATCTCTATGACATCCCCCTGAAGGCCATCGACGGCGCGCCGGCGACGCTGGGCAAGTTCAAGGGCAAGGTGCTGCTGGTCGTCAACGTGGCCTCCAAGTGTGGCCTGACCCCGCAGTACGCGGGACTCGAGAAGCTCTTCGAGCAGAAGCACGCCCAGGGCCTCGAGGTCCTCGGCTTCCCGGCCAACAACTTCCTGGGCCAGGAGCCCGGAACCGAGGCGGAGATCCAGCAGTTCTGCGACCTCAACTACGCCGTGAAGTTCCCCCTGTTCTCGAAGATCTCCGTCGTGGGCGAGAACAAGCACCCTCTCTATGTCGCGCTCACCAGCGCCATCCCCGACGCCACGGGAGAGGGCCCCATGCGCCAGCGCCTCAAGGGCTTCGGCATCGAGGCCAACCCGGTTCCAGAAGTGCAGTGGAACTTCGAGAAGTTCCTCATCGGCCGCAATGGCCGCGTCGCCGCCCGCTTCGCGCCCGATATCACGGCGGAGGACCCGCGCCTCGTGCAGGCCATCGACGCGGAGCTGGCGAAGACCGCGTGA
- a CDS encoding DUF2267 domain-containing protein translates to MAHETELPLNITPVKEREESLDLQAFLDEIGNSREVMVNKVKAREAAHAVLCTLARRLSDGEDVKLMRALGSDIGEIVGECTILRGPSHARRMHRDEFIADVADHLKIPVDQAFRVMTVVFTAVRDRIPEDEVAAVASQLPADLADSFRRPV, encoded by the coding sequence ATGGCGCACGAGACGGAGCTTCCTCTCAACATCACTCCCGTGAAGGAGCGCGAGGAGTCCCTCGACCTTCAGGCGTTCCTGGACGAAATCGGAAACAGCCGGGAGGTGATGGTCAACAAGGTGAAGGCACGCGAGGCTGCACACGCGGTGCTGTGTACGTTGGCGCGGCGTCTGTCGGACGGTGAGGACGTGAAGCTGATGCGCGCGTTGGGGAGCGACATCGGCGAAATCGTCGGGGAGTGCACCATCCTCCGCGGGCCGTCACATGCGCGCCGCATGCACCGGGATGAGTTCATCGCGGACGTGGCGGACCACCTGAAGATCCCCGTGGACCAGGCGTTCCGGGTGATGACGGTGGTCTTCACCGCGGTGCGGGACAGGATTCCCGAGGACGAGGTGGCCGCCGTGGCTTCGCAGCTCCCGGCGGACCTCGCGGACAGCTTCCGCCGGCCCGTCTAG
- a CDS encoding efflux RND transporter permease subunit, producing the protein MSLTEACIKKPVLAWMIMAATIVFGLVAAGRIGVSQFPDVDYPTINISVSWEGANPEAVESDVIEPIEEAVTQVEGVTSIISTARQGSANITVELDLSRNVDAALQDVQAKVSQAQRQLPEDIDPPIVTKTNPEDNPIIQVGVSGPFSQQVVSDFARYRVKEKLQTVPGVGEVQMGGSLERNIRIWVDSNKLDALGLTVTDITSALQREHVELPAGRIETAGREVNVRVLGEALDLETLRKIVLREQGGQPVYLHDVALVEDGFEDVRRMARVNGTPAQGLGIKKQRGANAVAVAKGIRAELDRIQKEAPEGMDVAVRFDSTQFIEESVHEIEFELLLACILTAFVCWLFLGSLSSTMNVVLAIPMSLLGTVAVIYFLGFTLNTFTLLGLALAVGIVVDDAIMVLENIFRHAEEGKDRVRAAREGTAEITFAALAATMAVIAIFLPVVFMKGIIGKFFLQFGVTLCVAVLLSYVEAITLAPARCAQLLKTSREGRSKVGVWVDKAFTKLEHLYGRALGWALQRPWRVLAGALLILGASVFAFRALPSEFVPSQDQSRLMVRMQTAVGSSMEETNQLMQRAEAFAASRPEVLSVFALVGAGGANGGFMMLTLKPPDERMPQAEFQQVLRKELNSYPGLRAVVQDLSQQGFSSQRGFPVEFSVRGSDWDELVKASQEMREKVQASGKVVDVDTDYQVGMPELRIMPDRARAADLGVPMQAVATTINALVGGVRVGKYSTGGRRIDVRLRLMAGQRSRPEDLALLKVRTASGALVPLSTLVEQEERPALQAITRRDRERAISIFANVAPGSNQEDALATVERLAKDLPGGVRVVPGGASVAFRDSMSSLFFALFLGIGVAYMVLGAQFNSFLHPVTVLTILPLSVAGAAFALLGTGSTLNIFSMIGLLLLMGIVKKNSIILVDYALQQRELGMNAVEAMARAGPVRLRPILMTSTATMMAAVPAALALGAGSETRAPMSIAVLGGLSVSTVLSLVVVPAFYVVADRMKTRLANWRGKRPDDETGGSGQPSREGSEEPRPAAHG; encoded by the coding sequence ATGAGTTTGACGGAAGCGTGCATCAAGAAGCCCGTCCTCGCATGGATGATCATGGCCGCCACCATCGTCTTCGGGCTGGTGGCGGCGGGGCGCATTGGCGTCAGCCAGTTCCCGGACGTCGACTACCCCACCATCAACATCAGCGTGTCGTGGGAGGGGGCGAACCCGGAAGCGGTCGAGAGTGACGTCATCGAGCCCATCGAGGAGGCGGTGACGCAGGTGGAGGGTGTCACCAGCATCATCTCCACCGCGCGTCAGGGCTCCGCGAACATCACGGTGGAGCTGGACCTGTCGCGCAATGTGGACGCGGCGCTGCAGGACGTCCAGGCGAAGGTGAGCCAGGCACAGCGCCAGCTCCCCGAGGACATCGACCCGCCCATCGTCACGAAGACGAACCCCGAGGACAACCCCATCATCCAGGTGGGGGTGTCCGGTCCGTTCTCTCAGCAGGTGGTGAGCGACTTCGCGCGCTACCGGGTGAAGGAGAAGCTCCAGACGGTGCCGGGGGTGGGTGAGGTGCAGATGGGCGGCTCGTTGGAGCGCAACATCCGCATCTGGGTGGACTCCAACAAGCTGGACGCGCTGGGTCTCACGGTGACGGACATCACCTCCGCGCTCCAGCGGGAGCACGTGGAGTTGCCCGCGGGCCGCATCGAGACGGCGGGACGTGAGGTCAACGTGCGCGTCCTGGGCGAGGCGTTGGACCTGGAGACGCTGCGCAAGATCGTCCTCCGCGAACAGGGCGGGCAGCCGGTGTACCTGCACGACGTGGCGCTGGTGGAGGACGGCTTCGAGGACGTGCGGCGCATGGCGCGCGTCAACGGGACGCCCGCGCAGGGCCTGGGCATCAAGAAGCAGCGCGGAGCCAACGCGGTGGCGGTGGCGAAGGGGATTCGCGCGGAGCTCGACCGCATCCAGAAGGAGGCGCCGGAGGGGATGGACGTGGCGGTGCGGTTCGACTCGACGCAGTTCATCGAGGAGAGCGTGCACGAAATCGAGTTCGAGCTGCTCCTGGCCTGCATCCTCACCGCGTTCGTGTGCTGGCTGTTCCTGGGTTCGCTGTCGAGCACGATGAACGTGGTGCTGGCCATCCCCATGTCGTTGTTGGGGACGGTGGCCGTCATCTACTTCCTGGGCTTCACGCTCAACACCTTCACGCTGTTGGGATTGGCGTTGGCGGTGGGCATCGTGGTGGACGACGCCATCATGGTGCTGGAGAACATCTTCCGGCACGCGGAGGAGGGGAAGGACCGGGTGCGCGCCGCGCGCGAGGGCACGGCGGAGATCACCTTCGCCGCGCTGGCCGCGACGATGGCCGTCATCGCCATCTTCCTGCCCGTGGTGTTCATGAAGGGCATCATCGGCAAGTTCTTCCTCCAGTTCGGCGTCACGCTGTGCGTGGCCGTGCTGCTGTCGTACGTGGAGGCCATCACCCTGGCGCCGGCGCGGTGCGCACAGCTCCTGAAGACCTCGCGTGAGGGCCGCAGCAAGGTGGGCGTCTGGGTGGACAAGGCGTTCACGAAGCTCGAACACCTGTATGGCCGTGCGCTGGGCTGGGCCCTGCAGCGCCCCTGGCGGGTGCTGGCGGGCGCGCTGCTCATCCTCGGGGCCAGCGTGTTCGCCTTCCGCGCGCTCCCGAGTGAGTTCGTTCCGTCGCAGGACCAGAGCCGGTTGATGGTTCGCATGCAGACGGCGGTCGGGAGCAGCATGGAGGAGACGAACCAGCTCATGCAGCGCGCGGAGGCCTTCGCCGCGTCTCGGCCGGAGGTGCTGAGCGTCTTCGCACTGGTGGGCGCGGGTGGGGCGAACGGAGGCTTCATGATGCTGACGTTGAAGCCGCCCGACGAGCGGATGCCCCAGGCGGAGTTCCAGCAGGTGCTGCGCAAGGAGCTCAACAGCTATCCGGGCTTGCGCGCGGTGGTGCAGGACCTGTCGCAGCAGGGCTTCTCGTCGCAGCGCGGGTTCCCGGTGGAGTTCAGCGTCCGAGGCTCGGACTGGGATGAGCTGGTGAAGGCGAGCCAGGAGATGCGCGAGAAGGTCCAGGCGAGCGGCAAGGTGGTGGACGTGGACACCGACTACCAGGTGGGCATGCCCGAACTGCGCATCATGCCAGACCGCGCTCGCGCGGCGGACCTGGGTGTTCCGATGCAGGCGGTGGCGACGACCATCAACGCGCTGGTGGGTGGTGTGCGCGTGGGCAAGTACAGCACGGGAGGTCGCCGCATCGACGTGCGCCTTCGCTTGATGGCGGGGCAGCGCTCGCGTCCGGAGGACCTGGCGTTGCTGAAGGTGCGTACGGCGAGTGGCGCGCTGGTGCCGTTGTCCACGTTGGTGGAGCAGGAGGAGCGGCCGGCGTTGCAGGCCATCACCCGTCGAGACCGCGAGCGCGCCATCAGCATCTTCGCCAACGTGGCGCCGGGCTCGAATCAGGAGGACGCGCTGGCGACGGTGGAGCGCCTGGCGAAGGACCTGCCCGGAGGCGTGCGCGTGGTCCCTGGGGGCGCGAGTGTGGCGTTCCGGGACTCGATGAGCAGCTTGTTCTTCGCGCTCTTCCTGGGGATTGGTGTCGCGTACATGGTGCTGGGAGCGCAGTTCAACTCGTTCCTGCATCCCGTCACGGTGCTCACGATTCTGCCGTTGTCGGTGGCGGGGGCGGCGTTCGCGCTCCTGGGGACGGGCAGCACGCTGAACATCTTCAGCATGATTGGCTTGTTGCTGCTGATGGGCATCGTGAAGAAGAACTCCATCATCCTCGTGGACTACGCGCTCCAGCAGCGGGAGTTGGGGATGAATGCGGTGGAGGCGATGGCTCGCGCCGGTCCGGTGCGGTTGCGGCCCATCCTGATGACGTCCACGGCGACGATGATGGCGGCGGTGCCCGCGGCGCTGGCGTTGGGCGCGGGCAGCGAGACGCGTGCGCCCATGTCCATCGCGGTGCTGGGCGGGCTCTCCGTGTCCACGGTGCTGAGCCTGGTGGTCGTGCCGGCCTTCTACGTGGTGGCGGACCGCATGAAGACGCGGTTGGCCAACTGGCGGGGCAAGCGCCCGGATGACGAGACGGGTGGTTCAGGGCAACCCTCGCGTGAAGGGAGTGAGGAGCCTCGTCCGGCGGCGCACGGCTGA